In a genomic window of Rhopalosiphum maidis isolate BTI-1 chromosome 4, ASM367621v3, whole genome shotgun sequence:
- the LOC113548994 gene encoding uncharacterized protein LOC113548994, with translation MNSVKNTTKRFANRKFYALPDDYVKVTKTIQKSADPVKLIKYVDENVIGKNSTFSGPYGRRKVVYCDYAASGKSLQFIEDYILKEVLPVYGNTHTTTNVTSLQSTLYRHEARDIVRNAVHASEDDAVIFVGSGCTGAVHKLIHAMDFASDEIKPIVLVGPYEHHSNLLPWREIGATVVRIAETKEGFIDLVDLENKLRLYQSVSPGAQLVGCFSAASNITGILADDIATTLILHQYGALAFWDYASAAPYVVLDMNPLFPANDQAVYKDAIFFSGHKFVGGIQTPGVLVAKKKLFKNKVPNGSGGGAVFFVSRKDHRYLKDTELREEGGTGAIVESVRLGLALQLKQNIGVPFIMGREEKITKTVLSFLQTMPEIIVLGNCSQTVRRLPIFSMLVRHPRGAFLHHNFVCAILNDVFGVQARGGCACAGPYAQDLLGITDTLAIEYENMLLEDDRLDRHHLRRHEENSPFEMLRPGFIRISLPFFMSDNEVSYVLEALKMVATEGWKLLPQYTLNPETGEWKHHTNNVFRDRKWLGSIRYTDGKLSVPERKISVQNTCPADFAECLKTARNTFNKARKMAKRFPLPDQRSMFTEKAEHLRWFMLPSEAQDLLLGHSSSHIKQRVPFSPTIYYGSPRTSESSNVSTPNSSLARYNSLSALDHSLSARVRSSSGSSDMLLPNKHLSPVGLVSQRERCYSLGSNPNQFRRLRERQCSCSSQTELSDSESRASCNDVQHDESIQAYVQEMTKEFVTEIKSELREVIATVDNALSESSESLNVIDKHSNISKSIHKIMPRNNSVPVITTTPCQNGLEEQVITRLSEFASEMKSEIHDMVSSVLASSSSLSDENTDTIMEKETDSESDKENNLKHPNLSSTDSGINIKTEPIEINSKKFKSECIVKMNYEKNVDFAVARWYCPAKPIWKPTIEAIREFKMIRDGDRIMVCLSGGKDSLSLLHTLHQYQYYASSKGIHFTLGAATVDPGSAAYNPKPLIPYLKALGVHYLYEEQKILEQAASTECRSICSFCSRMKRGRLYSAARSNGYNVLALGQHLDDLAESFLMSTFHNGRLRSMKAHYAINERDLRVIRPFVYVREKMLRQFAESKKLPVISENCPACFEAPKERHRTKQLLAQQEILFPHLFASLRSALRPLISFKQTGEETKAYHRMTGFDDFQCDKDSEEEP, from the exons TTGTATACTGTGACTACGCAGCTTCTGGGAAATCGCTGCAATTTATTGAAGACTATATACTCAAAGAAGTATTACCTGTCTATGGTAACACTCATACGACAACGAACGTCACTTCGCTACAGTCTACTCTATACAG ACACGAAGCCCGTGATATTGTTCGTAATGCTGTCCATGCTTCAGAAGACGACGCGGTCATATTCGTCGGGAGTGGATGTACCGGCGCCGTTCACAAGTTAATACATGCCATGGATTTCGCTTCTGACGAAATTAAACCAATAGTCCTGGTCGGTCCTTACGAACATCATTCGAATTTATTGCCTTGGAGAGAGATCGGCGCTACG GTCGTACGCATAGCGGAAACTAAAGAAGGTTTTATTGACCTCGTTGATCTCGAAAATAAACTTCGATTGTATCAGTCGGTTAGTCCAGGAGCTCAATTAGTTGGCTGTTTTTCTGCTGCCTCTAATATTACCGGAATACTTGCTGACGATATTGCCACCACGTTGATTTTACACCAATATGGTGCATTGGCATTTTGGGATTATGCATCTGCAG ctcCGTATGTGGTTTTGGATATGAATCCTTTGTTTCCGGCCAATGACCAAGCCGTTTATAAAGATGCTATATTTTTCTCTGGTCATAAATTTGTAGGCGGAATACAAACACCAG GTGTATTGGTGgccaaaaaaaaactgttcaaAAACAAAGTGCCAAATGGCAGTGGTGGCGGTGCAGTGTTTTTTGTCTCAAGAAAAGATCACAGatacttaaaa GATACAGAATTGCGAGAAGAAGGTGGTACTGGGGCGATTGTGGAATCTGTGCGCTTGGGTTTAGCATTACAgctcaaacaaaatattggaGTACCATTTATTATGGGCAGAGAAGAAAAAATTACCAA gaCAGTATTATCTTTTCTGCAAACCATGCCGGAAATAATAGTGTTAGGCAATTGCTCGCAAACTGTGAGACGGCTGCCAATTTTCTCAATGTTGGTGCGGCATCCTCGCGGTGCATTTTTGCATCATAACTTTGTATGCGCTATCCTCAATGACGTTTTTGGTGTTCAAGCGCGTGGTGGTTGCGCTTGTGCTGGACCTTATGCTCAAGATCTTTTAGGTATCACCGACACTCTGGCCATAGAATATGAAAACATGTTACTAGAAGATGATCGTCTAGATAGACATCACTTGCGCCGTCACGAAGAAAATTCTCCATTTGAGATGCTGAGGCCTGGTTTTATCCGTATATCTTTGCCGTTCTTTATGTCTGATAACGAAGTGTCTTATGTACTTGAAGCCCTGAAAATGGTGGCCACTGAGGGTTGGAAACTATTACCACAATATACATTGAACCCAGAGACAGGTGAATGGAAACATCATACAAACAATGTATTCCGTGATCGTAAGTGGTTGGGATCAATACGGTATACAGATGGTAAATTATCAGTGCCAGAACGAAAAATTTCTGTACAAAATACATGTCCTGCTGATTTTGCTGAATGTCTGAAGACTGCCAGAAACACATTCAACAAAGCGagaaaa ATGGCAAAACGATTTCCATTGCCTGATCAGAGGAGTATGTTCACAGAAAAAGCTGAGCATTTACGTTGGTTCATGTTGCCAAGTGAAGCCCAAGACTTATTGTTGGGACATTCATCTAGTCATATTAAACAACGTGTTCCGTTTTCACCAACAATCTACTACGGATCTCCTCGAACTTCTGAATCGTCAAACGTTTCTACTCCAAATTCATCTTTAGCCAGATACAACAGTCTATCTGCTTTAGaccatag tttatctgCTCGTGTAAGATCTTCAAGTGGTAGTTCGGATATGTTACTACCTAATAAACATTTGAGTCCTGTTGGACTAGTTTCTCAAAGAGAAAGATGTTATAGCTTAGGTTCAAATCCTAATCAGTTTAGAAGGTTACGTGAACGACAGTGTTCATGTAGTAGTCAAACTGAATTAAGTGATTCTGAATCACGTGCATCTTGCAATGATGTACAACATGATGAAAGTATCCAAGCTTATGTACAAGAAATGACAAAAGAGTTTGTTACAGAAATCAAATCTGAACTACGTGAAGTTATAGCTACTGTTGACAATGCATTGTCAGAGAGCTCAGAAAGTTTGAATGTTATAGATAAACATAGTAACATTTCCAAAAGTATCCATAAAATTATGCCTAGAAATAACTCTGTACCAGTAATAACTACCACACCATGTCAAAATGGCCTTGAAGAACAAGTCATCACTCGTTTATCTGAATTTGCTTCAGAAATGAAATCGGAAATACATGACATGGTAAGCTCTGTTTTGGCTTCTTCATCTTCTCTGTCAGATGAGAACACAGATACTATAATGGAAAAAGAAACAGATTCAGAGAGtgacaaagaaaataatttaaaacatccaAATCTTAGCTCAACTGATAGTGGTATAAACATTAAGACAGAaccaattgaaattaattcgaaaaaatttaaatctgaaTGTATTGTGAAAATGAATTATgagaaaaatgttgattttgcTGTAGCTAGGTGGTATTGTCCAGCAAAACCCATTTGGAAACCAACAATTGAA gcTATTAGAGAATTTAAGATGATTCGAGACGGAGATCGTATTATGGTTTGTTTATCGGGTGGAAAAGATTCATTATCATTACTTCATACACTTCATCAGTATCAATATTATGCTTCATCAAAAGGTATACATTTCACATTGGGAGCTGCTACAGTTGATCCTGGTAGTGCAGCTTATAATCCTAAACCTCTTATACCATACTTAAAAGCATTAGGAGtccattatttatatgaagaaCAAA AGATTCTTGAACAAGCTGCGTCTACAGAGTGTCGTTCCATTTGTAGTTTTTGTAGTCGCATGAAACGAGGACGTTTGTACTCTGCTGCACGATCAAATGGATATAATGTACTGGCTCTTGGTCAACATTTGGATGATCTGGCGGAGAGTTTTTTAATGTCCACATTTCATAATGGTCGATTAAGATCAATGAAAGCTCATTATGCAATTAATGAACGTGATCTACGTGTTATCAGACCATTTGTTTATGTCAGAGAAAAAATGTTACGACAATTTGCAGAGTCTAAAAAATTACCCGTCATCTCAGAAAATTGTCCTGCGTGCTTTGAAGCTCCCAAG gaaCGACATAGAACAAAACAATTACTCGCTCAAcaagaaatattgtttccacATTTGTTTGCATCATTACGCTCAGCTTTACGGCccttaattagttttaagcaAACAGGCGAAGAAACCAAAGCATACCACCGCATGACTGGATTTGATGATTTTCAATGTGATAAAGATTCAGAAGAAGAACCATGA